The following coding sequences lie in one Halanaerobiaceae bacterium ANBcell28 genomic window:
- the pstC gene encoding phosphate ABC transporter permease subunit PstC, with product MSKVYKIDKKTKRRKYKEKIIKLFFLFNGLIAIFVLVGIFYLLLSEGLPTFREVSIREFLTTKRWNPSAYKLPSYGILSQVVSTLMVTIGALLISIPIGVATAAYLAEVAGPREREILKPVIEILASIPSVVVGFLGIVLLGPIVARVFNLSNGLNALTGSILLGVMALPTIISISEDAITSVPDEYREASLALGVSKWHTLVKVIVPAALSGILAAIMLGMGRAIGETMTVLMATGNVPRFPESIFSSIRTMTATIAIELGEVPFNTTHYHSLFAVGIVLFIMTFLVNLLSDMILHRYEEGS from the coding sequence ATGAGCAAAGTTTACAAAATAGATAAGAAAACTAAAAGACGAAAATATAAAGAAAAAATTATAAAATTGTTTTTTCTTTTTAATGGATTGATAGCAATCTTTGTACTAGTAGGCATTTTCTATTTGCTTTTGTCAGAAGGACTACCTACATTTCGAGAGGTAAGTATTAGAGAGTTTTTAACTACAAAAAGGTGGAATCCAAGTGCTTATAAGCTGCCATCATATGGTATCCTTAGTCAAGTTGTAAGTACTTTGATGGTTACTATTGGTGCTTTGTTAATTTCTATCCCTATAGGAGTAGCTACTGCAGCCTATCTGGCTGAAGTAGCTGGTCCTAGAGAAAGAGAGATCTTGAAGCCAGTTATAGAAATACTAGCTAGTATTCCCTCTGTTGTTGTTGGTTTTCTGGGGATTGTTTTGTTAGGTCCTATTGTAGCTCGTGTTTTTAATCTGAGTAATGGACTTAATGCTTTGACAGGATCTATACTTTTAGGTGTTATGGCTTTGCCAACGATTATTAGTATTTCTGAAGATGCAATTACTTCAGTACCTGATGAATATAGAGAGGCTTCATTAGCCTTAGGTGTAAGTAAATGGCATACCCTGGTTAAGGTAATAGTACCTGCAGCATTATCAGGTATTCTTGCTGCAATCATGTTAGGCATGGGGAGAGCAATTGGGGAAACGATGACAGTTTTAATGGCTACAGGTAATGTTCCCCGTTTTCCTGAATCTATATTTTCATCAATACGAACTATGACAGCTACGATAGCAATTGAATTAGGTGAAGTGCCCTTTAATACAACACATTACCATTCTTTGTTTGCAGTAGGAATAGTATTGTTTATCATGACATTTTTAGTTAATTTGCTATCTGATATGATTCTCCATAGGTATGAGGAGGGAAGCTAA
- a CDS encoding PstS family phosphate ABC transporter substrate-binding protein has product MLIKKVVLVFSILVLMFFVVGCDNTEQSNIEVRGSDTMVNLGQRLAEAYMENNDQVSISVTGGGSGTGIAAMIDNRVDIANSSRDMSDTEIRQARDNGVEPVEIAIAMDGLAVFVNDSIPISELTMDQVGAIFRGDISNWSELGGPDRTISMYGRQSNSGTFVYFREAVLKADFSDAVKRMNGTAQIIEGVINDNAAIGYGGIGYTVDDDQVVDGLRVLKIAVDENSEAASPLVAANVESGAYPIARPLFNYTNGIPEGEILDYILFIIAEQGQETAVNAGFYPINPEYRAQNNQTLGL; this is encoded by the coding sequence ATGTTAATTAAAAAAGTTGTATTAGTATTTTCAATTTTAGTGTTAATGTTTTTTGTTGTAGGGTGTGATAATACTGAGCAGTCAAATATCGAAGTGCGTGGTTCTGATACAATGGTGAATTTAGGACAACGACTGGCAGAGGCATATATGGAAAATAATGATCAGGTTAGTATTTCTGTTACAGGTGGAGGTTCAGGTACAGGGATTGCAGCAATGATAGACAACCGGGTAGATATAGCTAATTCTTCCAGGGACATGTCAGATACGGAAATAAGACAGGCACGTGATAATGGAGTTGAACCAGTTGAAATAGCAATTGCTATGGATGGTCTAGCTGTATTTGTAAACGATAGTATTCCTATAAGTGAATTAACAATGGACCAGGTTGGTGCAATTTTTAGAGGAGATATTAGCAACTGGTCTGAGCTTGGCGGTCCAGATAGAACGATTTCAATGTATGGCAGACAAAGTAATTCAGGTACCTTTGTTTACTTTAGAGAAGCTGTGCTTAAGGCAGATTTTTCTGACGCTGTGAAAAGAATGAATGGTACTGCACAAATTATTGAGGGTGTTATTAATGATAATGCTGCCATCGGATATGGTGGTATAGGTTATACCGTTGATGATGATCAAGTAGTGGATGGTTTAAGGGTATTAAAGATAGCTGTAGATGAAAATTCTGAGGCTGCATCTCCTTTAGTAGCTGCTAATGTAGAGAGTGGAGCTTATCCTATAGCTAGACCTTTGTTTAATTATACCAATGGTATACCTGAGGGTGAAATATTAGATTATATTTTATTTATAATTGCTGAGCAAGGACAGGAAACTGCTGTAAATGCTGGTTTTTATCCGATTAATCCAGAATATAGAGCACAAAATAATCAGACCTTAGGTTTATAA